Proteins encoded by one window of Camelus bactrianus isolate YW-2024 breed Bactrian camel chromosome 9, ASM4877302v1, whole genome shotgun sequence:
- the UPK1A gene encoding uroplakin-1a isoform X3 — MASAAAEAEKGSPVVVGLLVIGNIIILASLTPCPVQLSGLALFAETVWVTADQYRVYPLMGVSGKDDVFAGAWIAIFCGFSFFVVASFGVAAALCRRRSMILTYLVLMLIVYIFECASCITSYTHRDYMVSSPSLITKQMLTFYSADSDQGRELTRLWDRIMIEQECCGTSGPMDWVNFTSAFRATTPEVVFPWPPLCCRRTGNFIPLNEEGCRLGHLDYLFTKGCFEHIGHAIDSYTWGISWFGFAILMWTLPVMLLAMYFYTTL; from the exons ATGGCTTCTgcagcagcagaggcagagaaggggtCTCCGGTTGTAGTGGGACTGCTGGTCATTGGCAACATCATTATTTTG GCCTCGCTAACCCCCTGCCCTGTCCAGCTGTCGGGCCTGGCCCTGTTTGCCGAAACGGTGTGGGTGACAGCTGACCAGTACCGCGTGTATCCACTGATGGGCGTCTCCGGCAAGGACGACGTTTTCGCCGGCGCCTGGATCGCCATCTTCTGCGGCTTCTCCTTCTTCGTGGTGGCCAGCTTCGGTGTGGCCGCTGCCCTCTGCCGTCGCCGGTCCATGATCCTCACG taCCTGGTGCTCATGCTCATCGTCTACATCTTTGAGTGCGCCTCCTGCATCACGTCCTACACCCACCGAGACTAC ATGGTGTCCAGCCCATCCCTGATCACCAAGCAGATGCTGACCTTCTACAGTGCAGACTCGGACCAGGGCCGGGAACTGACCCGCCTCTGGGACCGCATCATGATTGAG CAAGAGTGCTGTGGCACGTCAGGTCCCATGGACTGGGTGAACTTCACATCAGCCTTCCGGGCCACCACCCCGGAGGTGGTGTTCCCCTGGCCCCCACTGTGCTGTCGGCGGACAGGCAACTTCATCCCCCTCAATGAAGAAGGCTGCCGCCTGGGCCACTTGGACTACCTGTTCACCAAG ggctgcttCGAACACATTGGCCACGCCATTGATAGCTACACGTGGGGCATCTCATGGTTTGGCTTTGCCATCCTGATGTGGACG ctccctgtgATGCTGCTCGCCATGTATTTCTACACCACGTTGTGA
- the UPK1A gene encoding uroplakin-1a isoform X1, with protein sequence MIWNFRHPPLFQETGPRRGLSIYKKPLREGLAREAFGREGRTMASAAAEAEKGSPVVVGLLVIGNIIILASLTPCPVQLSGLALFAETVWVTADQYRVYPLMGVSGKDDVFAGAWIAIFCGFSFFVVASFGVAAALCRRRSMILTYLVLMLIVYIFECASCITSYTHRDYMVSSPSLITKQMLTFYSADSDQGRELTRLWDRIMIEQECCGTSGPMDWVNFTSAFRATTPEVVFPWPPLCCRRTGNFIPLNEEGCRLGHLDYLFTKGCFEHIGHAIDSYTWGISWFGFAILMWTLPVMLLAMYFYTTL encoded by the exons ATGATCTGGAATTTCAG acaccctcccctcttccagGAAACTGGCCCAAGGAGGGGCCTGAGCATATATAAGAAGCCACTGCGGGAGGGGCTGGCCAGAGAGGCTTTTGGCAGAGAAG GCAGGACTATGGCTTCTgcagcagcagaggcagagaaggggtCTCCGGTTGTAGTGGGACTGCTGGTCATTGGCAACATCATTATTTTG GCCTCGCTAACCCCCTGCCCTGTCCAGCTGTCGGGCCTGGCCCTGTTTGCCGAAACGGTGTGGGTGACAGCTGACCAGTACCGCGTGTATCCACTGATGGGCGTCTCCGGCAAGGACGACGTTTTCGCCGGCGCCTGGATCGCCATCTTCTGCGGCTTCTCCTTCTTCGTGGTGGCCAGCTTCGGTGTGGCCGCTGCCCTCTGCCGTCGCCGGTCCATGATCCTCACG taCCTGGTGCTCATGCTCATCGTCTACATCTTTGAGTGCGCCTCCTGCATCACGTCCTACACCCACCGAGACTAC ATGGTGTCCAGCCCATCCCTGATCACCAAGCAGATGCTGACCTTCTACAGTGCAGACTCGGACCAGGGCCGGGAACTGACCCGCCTCTGGGACCGCATCATGATTGAG CAAGAGTGCTGTGGCACGTCAGGTCCCATGGACTGGGTGAACTTCACATCAGCCTTCCGGGCCACCACCCCGGAGGTGGTGTTCCCCTGGCCCCCACTGTGCTGTCGGCGGACAGGCAACTTCATCCCCCTCAATGAAGAAGGCTGCCGCCTGGGCCACTTGGACTACCTGTTCACCAAG ggctgcttCGAACACATTGGCCACGCCATTGATAGCTACACGTGGGGCATCTCATGGTTTGGCTTTGCCATCCTGATGTGGACG ctccctgtgATGCTGCTCGCCATGTATTTCTACACCACGTTGTGA
- the UPK1A gene encoding uroplakin-1a isoform X2 — MIWNFRHPPLFQETGPRRGLSIYKKPLREGLAREAFGREGRTMASAAAEAEKGSPVVVGLLVIGNIIILLSGLALFAETVWVTADQYRVYPLMGVSGKDDVFAGAWIAIFCGFSFFVVASFGVAAALCRRRSMILTYLVLMLIVYIFECASCITSYTHRDYMVSSPSLITKQMLTFYSADSDQGRELTRLWDRIMIEQECCGTSGPMDWVNFTSAFRATTPEVVFPWPPLCCRRTGNFIPLNEEGCRLGHLDYLFTKGCFEHIGHAIDSYTWGISWFGFAILMWTLPVMLLAMYFYTTL, encoded by the exons ATGATCTGGAATTTCAG acaccctcccctcttccagGAAACTGGCCCAAGGAGGGGCCTGAGCATATATAAGAAGCCACTGCGGGAGGGGCTGGCCAGAGAGGCTTTTGGCAGAGAAG GCAGGACTATGGCTTCTgcagcagcagaggcagagaaggggtCTCCGGTTGTAGTGGGACTGCTGGTCATTGGCAACATCATTATTTTG CTGTCGGGCCTGGCCCTGTTTGCCGAAACGGTGTGGGTGACAGCTGACCAGTACCGCGTGTATCCACTGATGGGCGTCTCCGGCAAGGACGACGTTTTCGCCGGCGCCTGGATCGCCATCTTCTGCGGCTTCTCCTTCTTCGTGGTGGCCAGCTTCGGTGTGGCCGCTGCCCTCTGCCGTCGCCGGTCCATGATCCTCACG taCCTGGTGCTCATGCTCATCGTCTACATCTTTGAGTGCGCCTCCTGCATCACGTCCTACACCCACCGAGACTAC ATGGTGTCCAGCCCATCCCTGATCACCAAGCAGATGCTGACCTTCTACAGTGCAGACTCGGACCAGGGCCGGGAACTGACCCGCCTCTGGGACCGCATCATGATTGAG CAAGAGTGCTGTGGCACGTCAGGTCCCATGGACTGGGTGAACTTCACATCAGCCTTCCGGGCCACCACCCCGGAGGTGGTGTTCCCCTGGCCCCCACTGTGCTGTCGGCGGACAGGCAACTTCATCCCCCTCAATGAAGAAGGCTGCCGCCTGGGCCACTTGGACTACCTGTTCACCAAG ggctgcttCGAACACATTGGCCACGCCATTGATAGCTACACGTGGGGCATCTCATGGTTTGGCTTTGCCATCCTGATGTGGACG ctccctgtgATGCTGCTCGCCATGTATTTCTACACCACGTTGTGA